In one window of Ruminococcus hominis DNA:
- a CDS encoding retron St85 family RNA-directed DNA polymerase — MNIGNSVVLNTLGVPVINSFEHLCEQLSVTEQLLYFLTYKKKYCYFEKKIPKKDKTERTLNVPSLSLKVVQRWILKEILEKIYVSEQAMAFIPHKNGLRENAERHKKNIFLLEMDITNFFGTITEQQVYRLFCNIGYNSKVAGVLANLCTYDGYLPQGAVTSPYIANLVCYHMDARINGYCSRKDIVYTRYADDLTFSSNNRTLLNKVEKFIKYIVADEGFKINDKKTRYLSNDVKKTVTGITVNDDSIHVDKKFKKDLRAQIYRSIKLKDYQNNSQILGKIAYVNSIEEGYRDKIFKYITDVITKPEFTGHIDIVNAFNDNKFFPDLPDMMFKEVWESPFD; from the coding sequence TTGAATATTGGAAATAGTGTGGTATTAAATACTTTAGGTGTTCCAGTAATAAATTCATTTGAACATTTGTGTGAACAATTATCGGTAACGGAACAGTTACTATATTTTTTGACCTATAAAAAGAAGTATTGTTATTTCGAGAAGAAGATACCCAAAAAAGATAAAACGGAAAGAACTTTGAATGTTCCTAGCTTATCTTTGAAAGTAGTGCAAAGATGGATTTTGAAAGAAATTCTGGAGAAAATTTATGTATCAGAGCAAGCGATGGCATTTATTCCACATAAAAACGGTTTGAGAGAAAATGCAGAGAGACATAAAAAGAATATTTTTCTCTTAGAAATGGATATTACAAATTTCTTTGGAACAATAACAGAACAACAGGTGTACAGATTGTTTTGTAATATAGGTTATAATAGTAAAGTCGCAGGCGTTTTAGCCAACTTATGTACATATGATGGTTATTTACCGCAAGGTGCAGTTACATCTCCGTATATTGCAAATTTAGTCTGTTATCATATGGATGCAAGAATTAATGGTTACTGTAGTAGAAAAGATATAGTATATACTCGTTATGCAGATGATTTAACTTTTTCGTCGAACAATAGAACACTTTTGAATAAGGTTGAGAAGTTTATTAAGTATATTGTTGCTGATGAAGGATTTAAAATTAATGATAAAAAGACAAGATATCTCTCAAATGATGTAAAAAAAACAGTTACGGGTATTACTGTAAATGATGATAGTATTCATGTGGATAAAAAATTTAAGAAGGATCTGAGAGCGCAGATTTATCGTTCAATAAAGTTAAAAGATTATCAGAATAATAGTCAAATTTTAGGCAAGATAGCATATGTAAATTCTATAGAAGAAGGTTATCGGGATAAAATTTTTAAATATATCACAGATGTTATCACAAAACCGGAATTTACAGGACACATAGACATAGTTAATGCATTTAATGATAACAAATTTTTCCCTGACTTACCTGACATGATG
- a CDS encoding retron St85 family effector protein, with translation MKEQNTKYNKDICKIVEEIYRQIYCKFREQYIVVFLCGGASNRDYKSLRDKVRTLLENEKKTLWYKPLKIFYPEDLLIEILNKTKDADLLSYEQFLASNSHVIVIICESAGSLVELGAFTNNEYTVDKVIAAVDKNLAKHKSFIMLGPIKYLKKRNKLNVIEYGQDELDFTKRLSRDIREKNKLSSNKNSMIELTTIVGMHYFIQLLLYFFKTLNSQELVEIIGYISDKEKVVYDDFKILFNAALKLLFQDKKIVKITGEQYSSYKLTNIGFETMKLMITECTRAGLCDRIRVELMHNEFYKSPHS, from the coding sequence ATGAAAGAACAGAATACAAAATATAATAAAGATATATGTAAAATAGTCGAAGAGATTTATCGGCAGATATATTGCAAATTTAGAGAGCAATACATAGTTGTATTTCTATGTGGAGGTGCAAGTAATAGGGATTATAAGTCTTTAAGAGATAAAGTGAGAACACTGCTTGAGAATGAAAAAAAGACATTATGGTATAAGCCACTTAAAATATTTTATCCGGAAGATTTATTGATAGAGATTCTGAATAAAACAAAGGATGCTGATTTATTAAGCTACGAGCAGTTTTTAGCGAGTAATTCTCATGTGATTGTTATTATTTGTGAAAGTGCAGGCTCTTTGGTTGAACTGGGGGCATTTACTAACAATGAATATACTGTAGATAAAGTAATTGCAGCAGTGGATAAAAATTTAGCGAAACATAAGAGTTTTATTATGCTTGGACCAATAAAATATTTGAAGAAAAGAAATAAGCTTAATGTTATTGAATATGGGCAGGATGAGTTGGACTTTACAAAGAGACTCTCCAGAGATATAAGGGAGAAAAATAAATTGAGTAGCAATAAGAACAGTATGATTGAGTTAACAACTATTGTTGGAATGCACTATTTTATACAATTGTTACTCTATTTTTTTAAAACCTTAAATTCACAAGAACTTGTGGAAATAATTGGTTATATTTCGGATAAAGAAAAAGTAGTATATGATGATTTTAAAATACTATTTAATGCGGCTTTAAAATTGCTGTTTCAAGATAAGAAAATAGTAAAAATTACAGGAGAACAGTATTCGTCATATAAATTAACTAATATTGGGTTTGAAACGATGAAATTAATGATAACTGAATGTACAAGAGCTGGATTGTGTGATAGAATAAGAGTTGAGTTGATGCACAATGAATTCTATAAATCGCCTCATTCTTAG